The Lactuca sativa cultivar Salinas chromosome 2, Lsat_Salinas_v11, whole genome shotgun sequence genome includes the window TCCATGCTGCAAATCAATCACTCAAAGAACTCCAATCAAAACTTAAAGATAAAGAGAATATCATCAAGAGTTTCACTTCTACCAATGAGAAGCTTCGTATTGATTTCAATTCAAAACTCCAGGAAACCGAAGAGGAGAAAATCAACCTTCTTTCTTCATTAGATGAAGCCAATATGAAAATCTCAGATCTAGAGCAAAAAAACCGTGATTTTATGGACAAGATTGAGGTTCTGAAAGAAGGGATTGTGTCTGTTTCACAGAAGAAATGTGCAAGTGAAAGCAAAGTGGCTAAAGCTTCTAAACAAATGAGAGAAAGAGGAGATATGTTTGAAAAGCTGGAAGAGGAAAAAGTGAAGCTTGAAGAACAGATTAAATGGAAGAATGAACAGTTTAAGCACTTAGAAGAAGCCCATGAAAAACTTAGAGATAAACTTCGCATAAAGGAAAAAGAATGGGATATGGAAAAAAGTTCTTTTTTTGATGAAATATCCACATTGGAAACAAAGTTAGATTCTCAAATCACACTTTCAGAAGATCTAAAAAGACGATTAGAGGCATCCAATCAAGATCTTGCTCATGaaaagaatcaaagaaagaatcaaattcaagAAGCGAGTAACTCATCTTCTATTGCAAAGCTTCAAAAAAAGCTTAAGACTTTGGAACAGATTCATAGTAAATGTTCTGGTCAAATTGAAGTCAAAGAAGCTGAATGGAGATCTCAAATGGAAAAAGTTGTTTCAGACTTGAATTCTTGCAGAAAAGAGATAGAAAAGAAAGATTCACATTTGATGAAGATTACAAAAGAGTTAGATGATTATAACTCTTTAATGTTCAAGTCAACAATGGAGAAAGAAGAGTCTGAAGTCATGATAGTGGCATTAAAGTCAACCCTTTTGGAGGCCAAGTCAAAGATTCATGATCTTGTTAAATTTCAAGAAAGTATGAAAGAACAAGATGCAGAAATGGAGTCATTGAAAAAAGAGATGAAGAAAGTATGCGATTTGTTAGATATGGCAAATGAGGAAGTAGCTGAGAAATGTTGTGAAGTAAATGAAGTTGAATTTGAGCTCCAGATATGGAAATCGATTGCTGAAAATCTAAAAGTCAACTTAGAAGTCAACCATCAAATGAGACGCGAAGTGGAAGCTTCTTTATTATCTCAAGTCGCCATTGAAGTAAACCTaaaagaagaaaatgaagaaaAGGGTAAAAGAATCAATGATCTTGAACAACaacttgaagaatcaaagaaaaaaatgGAAATGGATACCCTTTTGAGATTTAGTAAAGAAAAACAAAGTCTTGATAAGATTGTAGAAGAGAAAGATGAGAGGATTAAGAATCTTCAAAAGATTATGGAATCTTTGGAGGAAGAATTTAATGATTCGAGTGTTTGTTTTTCTTCTCAATTATCAAAGATGCAAAGTGAGGTGAATGTTTTTCATGAAGCTTGGGAGAAGATAAGAACAAGTGTGGTGATGAAGGAGATTGAAGTGGAATTAAGGGATTTGatgattgtggaaatggaaaaaGATTTAGAGAAGATATTTTTAGAGAAAGAAAAGTTGATGGAGATTATTGGAGGTGTTTCTGAAAGGATTAATAAGTTATCAAGAGAAGATGGACAAATGATGGGGACTTTGAGAAGTATAGTGAGGAGTTTTGATGATGAAAAAGACCGTTTTGACCCTGTGAAAGAAAACACAAATGTGTTTCAGTCTCCTAAAAGGAGGACTATGGTGGAAAGTGGTCATGATCTTCGGTCACCGTTGAGAGCTCTCaacagttaattttttttttctttttacatataacaatgtattttgtttttattctttttgattcttttgtttgtaaTTTGTATGAATCCATTTGCTAAAAATAACATAACTAAAGATTTAATGAGAAGGCTATTTTTTCAATTCTTTCTCAATGAAATCttgaatgttttgtatcttcttattgtgttcttgatttgatcatTCCTTGATAATTCTCATCTCTAATTCTGCATTTATGTCGTTGATTGtgtttgagattttacatacaaaCTGATAATATTGAAAGAGAAATTTTGATTAACAAAAGTGACATATAACAACCATCAAAATTGACACAAATTAAACAAGTGTTCAAAATATGTTTCAAACTCCACATGCCATTCAACATACACTTTAGTATTCTCCTCAACATTCTTTCAATATAATTATGTTAGTTGTACTCTAAATTAATGCTAAGGAAAGTGAAGTGTACTTATCTTTTGTCTCTTTTTCACTTTTAGTTTAGGTTTTGGTTGTCCTTTTTTTACATATAGTCTTGTTATGGCTATTATATTAACAAATTTTGCATAGAACTTGTTTTCCATCTAATTAAACAACTTGGCAACACTTGCCAACAAACAAATAACACACATTTGACTTTTAGGGAAACCGTTGAGACTTTGGGATTTGTTATAAATGGTTGCATGTTGGATTTAAAGAGAACATGAAGATATATCCATGGGTTTCTCTCTTTGAATTATTCATAGTGTAACTAACCTCAGAAGCTCTAGTACACTTTTCGGCTTCCAATCCGGTGATAATAGTGTACCTCTGCAAAACAACAAGCAATGGATTTATATCAAATAAATACTTATTTACACTTTCTTAATAACATGCCTAAAATAAAGGGTCATTTGTTATTTAGAATCACTCTTAAACACAAGGGTAAACCATTGTAATGTTAGATTGTTTGGGCTTCAATCATATGCCAAAAATATACCTCATTCCAAGCAAAATTGTTGAAAATTTCATCTTCCAAGACTTTATTATAGTAAGCAAGTTCATCTTCCTAACCTCCAACTGAATATGAAGGAATAAATCAATACCGAAGGATTTACACAATGTAATAAAGAACGGAAGCAACAAATCAAACTCTTTTGCAATTATGAACTCAATATATTAAATTACCAATATACTAAAAATACATAATAATCataagaattttataaaaatgttagaaATTATTATCACCAAGAATAGcaatatattttcaaaaaaaaatattattaaagcATCATACTTTCAATACTTTGTAACCGAAGCCAAAAATTACTTAGTTAAATGCAATAAATAACAATGTCCTTTCTAATTTTTCTTTATGTTCTTTCTTTAGAATATCGTTTGCAACTATGTCGTCATAATATGTTTAGTTACATAAATTATCATCCTCATCTTTATTCTTCTTGGCCCCTGTTGTGAAAGGGAAGACATATTCAACAAATCTAACATCTCTTGAAGTGATAATCTTGTTGTTGTCGGCGTCGAATACTTTGTAACCTTTTTGGCCTTGCGGGTATCCAATGGTCCCCCGTACTTCGAACGTATCTCCCTTTGTTTCCGTGTTTCTCACATATAAGAGACAACCAAATACCCTCATATGCTCATAGCCGGGTACTTTTCCGAATAAGATTTCATAAGGCGTTTTAGACCCTATTACCTTGGAAGGTAATCTATTTATTATGTAGGCAGCCTTCATGATGCATTATCCTCATAACTTGGTTGGCAAGTTTGCCTCAAATTTCTAACGTTCTTGTTGTTTTAAGCAAATGCCTATGTTTTCTTTCTACCCCcaccccattttgttgtggagtatgagGGCATGAGCTTTCAAGTATGGTCCTTTGTTGAGCATAAAAATCAATCATTGAGATGAATGTGAACTCATCTCCATTGTCACTCTTTATTTTATTTATGCTCTTTCCAAACTGTGTTTTGGCCATATTGTAAAAATCTATTACACAATTGTTtgcttcatatttgtgtttaatAAGAAATACCCATACTGCTCTACTAAAGTCATTAACAATTGTGAGAAAGTAACGTGCTCCAGATAAAGATGGTGTACAATAGCTTCCCTATATGTCGTAATGTAAAACATCAAAGCACTCACTAGATTTAATAGAGTTATTGAAAAAAGGTAAACGAGTATATATTTCTTTTACACATGAGTCACAAACTTTATTCTTCAATTCAAATGTAAATTTAGCTAAAAAAATCTACTTGATGTAACTTTGCTTCAGAAGTGTGTCCTAATCTTTTATGTCAAACGGAAACatgacaactttttttttttgttgttgccAAATCCATCCGATAGAGACCTTTGTCACATTGCCCCTCAATCAATCAAGCTCCTCATCTACATATACAATATTTTTTAAGGATTGTATTAGAATAAACAATATTAGCCTTAAATTGCCTTGAAATTGGGATGAAAGTTCATTCAACTAATTATCATCAGAAATCTTGAAGTACAAAACAAAACTCAATCCATGACCTTCGATTTCACCTATAGAGAATATATTAGAATCAGACTTGAGCTTAGTTCCATGTTTCCAGCAAATTCTCTTGCAACATACCAACAAAATGGATCATCTaccagtaaaaaaaaaaaaatactttcttCCATGTCCAAGCATTCAAAATTCATAGTATATTAACACTAAAACTAACCTTCAAAGCTcatatgaacaaaaaaaaaagacaaaactacAAGATTGGTCCCTGTagtattcaaaaaactttggataagattcaaaaagttttcaacttgtattgaaggtccaaaatca containing:
- the LOC111883477 gene encoding uncharacterized protein At4g38062; the encoded protein is MTEKVYEELDKAKAEIEKLRSEYHVKSNLCNSLKRSHDDQIKRIQELNLKLEQQSQEVEAKTDEIHAANQSLKELQSKLKDKENIIKSFTSTNEKLRIDFNSKLQETEEEKINLLSSLDEANMKISDLEQKNRDFMDKIEVLKEGIVSVSQKKCASESKVAKASKQMRERGDMFEKLEEEKVKLEEQIKWKNEQFKHLEEAHEKLRDKLRIKEKEWDMEKSSFFDEISTLETKLDSQITLSEDLKRRLEASNQDLAHEKNQRKNQIQEASNSSSIAKLQKKLKTLEQIHSKCSGQIEVKEAEWRSQMEKVVSDLNSCRKEIEKKDSHLMKITKELDDYNSLMFKSTMEKEESEVMIVALKSTLLEAKSKIHDLVKFQESMKEQDAEMESLKKEMKKVCDLLDMANEEVAEKCCEVNEVEFELQIWKSIAENLKVNLEVNHQMRREVEASLLSQVAIEVNLKEENEEKGKRINDLEQQLEESKKKMEMDTLLRFSKEKQSLDKIVEEKDERIKNLQKIMESLEEEFNDSSVCFSSQLSKMQSEVNVFHEAWEKIRTSVVMKEIEVELRDLMIVEMEKDLEKIFLEKEKLMEIIGGVSERINKLSREDGQMMGTLRSIVRSFDDEKDRFDPVKENTNVFQSPKRRTMVESGHDLRSPLRALNS